The Vicia villosa cultivar HV-30 ecotype Madison, WI linkage group LG1, Vvil1.0, whole genome shotgun sequence genome includes a region encoding these proteins:
- the LOC131662530 gene encoding uncharacterized protein LOC131662530, which yields MRGKGVSFSPSVNNNFLERTDEAQTELEVTYNKVCQVITAKQVNSLPLKEKLTASKLSIKYAMLHKIGAANWVPTNHKSTISTVLGRFIYVVGTKAKFDYGTYNFDQTMKHDGSFSIKGPIAFPSLLCGIILDQYPYILNEQDVVCKRESPLAFHYKLFQGKHVPDVVITSAETFKFGTSTSKAEVIAMLKETCKELESRKTSLEKMIRTLEMDENEEFADTKEVEEENASPADGSEKESSSDTSSGSESGQ from the coding sequence ATGAGAGGTAAGGGTGTCTCATTCTCTCCGTCTGTGAATAATAATTTCTTGGAAAGAACAGATGAAGCTCAAACTGAGCTTGAAGTAACATACAACAAAGTTTGTCAAGTGATCACAGCCAAGCAAGTAAATAGCTTGCCTCTAAAAGAGAAGCTAACTGCAAGTAAGCTGAGCATCAAGTATGCAATGCTTCACAAGATAGGAGCAGCTAATTGGGTGCCAACAAATCACAAGTCCACTATTTCAACTGTACTTGGGAGATTTATATATGTTGTAGGGACAAAGGCAAAATTTGATTATGGAACATATAACTTTGACCAAACCATGAAGCATGATGGAAGCTTCAGTATTAAGGGTCCAATTGCGTTTCCATCCCTCCTGTGTGGTATAATTTTGGATCAGTATCCATACATTCTCAATGAACAGGATGTAGTGTGCAAGAGAGAAAGTCCCTTGGCCTTCCATTATAAACTGTTTCAGGGTAAACATGTTCCAGACGTTGTCATAACATCAGCTGAAACTTTCAAATTTGGAACATCAACCAGCAAAGCAGAAGTCATAGCAATGCTAAAAGAGACTTGCAAAGAGCTGGAATCTAGAAAGACGTCTCTTGAAAAAATGATACGTACTCTGGAAATGGATGAGAATGAGGAATTTGCAGATACTAAAGAAGTGGAAGAAGAAAATGCTAGTCCTGCTGATGGCTCTGAGAAAGAAAGTTCTTCAGACACCTCAAGTGGGTCTGAATCTGGGCAGTAA